A portion of the Permianibacter fluminis genome contains these proteins:
- the rpsB gene encoding 30S ribosomal protein S2, whose translation MARVTMRDMIQAGVHFGHRTRFWNPKMKQYIFGSRNKIHIVNLEHTLPMFQDALNFLGGIAAKRGKILFVGTKRAAADVVALEAKRCGQYYVNNRWLGGMLTNYKTVRQSIKRLKDLEAMAADGTFNKLTKKEALMRQRELEKLESSLGGIKDMGGLPDVLFVIDTDHENIAISEARKLGIPVVAVVDTNSNPDGVDYVIPGNDDAIRAIELYLHSVADAVIEGRQSAPHADDAVADEFVEEAPVAATEADEEA comes from the coding sequence ATGGCTCGCGTCACTATGCGTGACATGATCCAGGCTGGCGTGCACTTCGGTCACCGCACCCGGTTCTGGAACCCGAAAATGAAACAGTACATTTTCGGTTCGCGTAACAAAATTCATATCGTCAACCTCGAACACACCCTGCCTATGTTCCAAGATGCGCTCAATTTCCTGGGCGGCATTGCGGCCAAGCGCGGCAAGATCCTGTTTGTTGGTACCAAGCGCGCAGCAGCTGACGTTGTTGCCCTGGAAGCCAAGCGTTGCGGTCAGTACTACGTCAACAACCGCTGGCTCGGCGGCATGCTGACCAACTACAAAACCGTACGCCAATCGATCAAGCGTCTGAAAGACCTCGAAGCGATGGCTGCTGACGGCACGTTCAACAAGCTGACCAAGAAAGAAGCGTTGATGCGTCAACGTGAACTGGAAAAGCTGGAAAGCTCGCTGGGCGGTATCAAGGACATGGGCGGCCTGCCGGATGTGTTGTTCGTGATCGACACCGATCATGAAAACATCGCCATCTCGGAAGCCCGCAAGCTGGGTATCCCGGTGGTTGCCGTGGTGGATACCAACTCGAATCCGGACGGCGTGGATTACGTCATTCCGGGTAACGACGACGCCATTCGCGCCATCGAACTGTACCTGCACAGCGTTGCTGACGCCGTCATCGAAGGCCGTCAAAGTGCTCCGCACGCTGACGACGCCGTTGCTGATGAGTTTGTCGAAGAAGCGCCGGTTGCTGCGACCGAGGCCGACGAAGAGGCGTAA
- the tsf gene encoding translation elongation factor Ts codes for MEITASLVKELRERTAAGMMECKKALQEANGDIELAIDNMRKSGAVKAAKKAGRIAAEGVVVGRVGAGEAVLVEINCETDFVAKDASFVAFANAVADVALSSKVTDVAALGEVKLASGESVEMTRANLVAKIGENMTVRRLTRLAGANLATYSHGGRIGVAVALQGGDEELAKQVAMHIAAAKPLVVNPEQMPAADVAKEREIATAQAAESGKPANIVEKMVEGRVNKFLSENSLVGQAFVMDPNTTVGNLLKGKGATATGFFRWEVGEGIEKAEDNFAAEVEAMKAAAIGTKA; via the coding sequence ATGGAAATCACTGCTTCCCTGGTCAAAGAACTGCGTGAGCGCACCGCTGCCGGCATGATGGAGTGCAAGAAAGCACTGCAAGAAGCCAATGGCGATATCGAGCTGGCCATCGACAACATGCGCAAGTCGGGTGCCGTCAAAGCCGCCAAGAAAGCCGGCCGTATCGCCGCTGAAGGCGTCGTGGTCGGTCGCGTTGGCGCCGGCGAAGCCGTGCTGGTCGAAATCAACTGCGAAACCGATTTCGTGGCCAAGGACGCCAGCTTTGTCGCGTTCGCCAATGCCGTTGCCGATGTCGCGCTGAGCAGCAAAGTGACCGATGTCGCAGCGCTCGGCGAGGTCAAGCTGGCATCGGGCGAAAGCGTCGAAATGACCCGCGCCAACCTGGTCGCCAAGATCGGCGAAAACATGACCGTGCGTCGTCTGACCCGGCTGGCCGGCGCCAATCTGGCGACCTACAGCCACGGCGGCCGTATCGGCGTTGCTGTTGCCCTGCAAGGTGGTGACGAAGAGCTGGCCAAGCAAGTTGCCATGCACATCGCCGCCGCCAAACCGCTGGTCGTCAACCCGGAACAAATGCCGGCCGCTGACGTGGCCAAAGAGCGCGAAATCGCCACTGCCCAGGCAGCCGAATCGGGCAAGCCGGCCAACATCGTCGAGAAGATGGTGGAAGGTCGCGTCAACAAGTTCCTGAGCGAAAACAGCCTGGTTGGCCAAGCGTTTGTGATGGACCCGAACACCACCGTCGGCAACCTGCTGAAGGGCAAAGGCGCCACGGCGACCGGCTTCTTCCGCTGGGAAGTCGGCGAAGGCATCGAGAAGGCCGAAGATAACTTCGCTGCCGAAGTCGAAGCCATGAAAGCCGCCGCTATTGGTACCAAAGCCTAA
- the pyrH gene encoding UMP kinase: MTMSESTELPYKRILLKLSGEALMGNESFGIDPLVLDRMAAEVKSVRQMGAQVGIVVGGGNLFRGERLARAGMNRVAGDHMGMLATVMNSLAMQDALERIKQPTRVMSAVALAGVCEDYDRRFAIRFMEAGNVVIFCAGTGNPFFTTDTAAVLRGIEIEADLILKATKVDGVYSADPMKFPEAVRYSRLSYTEALERELGVMDLTAFCLARDHTKKIRVFNMNKPGALAAVLKGADEGTLIEK; the protein is encoded by the coding sequence ATGACCATGTCCGAATCGACCGAGCTCCCGTACAAACGCATCCTGCTGAAGCTGTCAGGTGAAGCCCTGATGGGCAATGAATCGTTTGGTATCGATCCGCTGGTGCTGGATCGGATGGCCGCGGAAGTGAAGTCAGTTCGGCAGATGGGCGCCCAGGTCGGTATCGTCGTTGGCGGTGGCAACTTGTTCCGCGGCGAACGGCTGGCACGCGCTGGCATGAACCGCGTCGCCGGCGACCATATGGGCATGCTGGCCACGGTGATGAACTCGCTGGCGATGCAGGATGCGCTGGAGCGCATCAAACAGCCGACCCGGGTCATGAGCGCAGTCGCGCTGGCCGGTGTTTGCGAAGATTACGATCGCCGCTTTGCCATTCGCTTCATGGAAGCGGGCAATGTGGTGATTTTCTGTGCCGGTACCGGCAATCCGTTTTTTACCACCGACACTGCAGCGGTCTTGCGCGGCATCGAGATCGAGGCCGATCTGATCCTGAAAGCGACCAAGGTCGATGGCGTCTATTCGGCCGATCCGATGAAGTTTCCGGAAGCGGTCCGCTATTCGCGTTTGTCTTACACCGAAGCGCTGGAGCGCGAGCTCGGCGTGATGGATCTGACCGCGTTCTGCCTGGCCCGTGATCACACCAAAAAAATTCGCGTGTTCAACATGAACAAGCCCGGCGCGCTGGCCGCGGTACTGAAAGGTGCCGATGAAGGCACCTTGATTGAGAAATAA
- the frr gene encoding ribosome recycling factor — MTIANTKTDAQTRMAKSVESLKGNLAKIRTGRAHPSLLEHIQVNYYGSMVPLQQVGNVNVQDSRTLVIQVYDKGAIAPVEKAIHESNLGLNPQSAGQNIRVPLPPLTEERRKELAKVVKGEGEQAKVAVRNVRRDANEALKKLLKDKLVTEDEERRAQDDVQKLTDGKIAEIDKLLADKEKELMSV; from the coding sequence ATGACCATTGCCAATACCAAAACCGATGCGCAAACGCGCATGGCCAAGTCCGTCGAGTCATTGAAGGGCAATCTGGCCAAGATCCGCACCGGCCGGGCGCATCCGTCGCTGCTGGAACATATCCAGGTCAATTATTACGGCAGCATGGTGCCGTTGCAGCAAGTCGGTAACGTCAACGTGCAGGATTCGCGCACGCTGGTGATTCAGGTTTACGACAAGGGCGCGATTGCCCCGGTCGAAAAAGCCATTCATGAATCCAATCTGGGTCTGAATCCGCAAAGCGCCGGCCAGAACATCCGGGTGCCGTTGCCGCCGTTGACCGAAGAGCGCCGCAAGGAATTGGCGAAAGTGGTCAAGGGCGAAGGCGAGCAAGCCAAGGTTGCCGTGCGCAATGTTCGCCGTGATGCCAACGAAGCGTTGAAAAAACTGCTCAAGGACAAACTGGTCACCGAAGACGAAGAGCGTCGGGCCCAGGATGATGTCCAGAAACTCACCGATGGCAAAATCGCGGAGATCGACAAGCTGCTCGCCGACAAAGAGAAGGAACTGATGTCGGTGTAA
- the uppS gene encoding polyprenyl diphosphate synthase, with amino-acid sequence MSSSAPASLVPQHVAIIMDGNGRWAKQRSLPRVAGHKVGMERARDITEAAGQRGVKSLTLFAFSSENWQRPFEEVSYLMDLFVTGLEREAKSLHKNGVRLRVIGDRSRFAEKLQNRMAEAEALTAGNTALTLNIAANYGGRWDIINASNLALAGKRAAGDSSALQEADVTPHLALADQPPLDLLIRTGGEIRISNFLLWQAAYAELFFSSVLWPDFSAAELDAAIADYGQRQRRFGKTGEQVAETN; translated from the coding sequence TTGTCTTCTTCAGCACCCGCCAGTCTGGTGCCGCAGCACGTTGCCATCATCATGGATGGCAACGGTCGCTGGGCCAAGCAGCGCAGCCTGCCCCGTGTTGCCGGCCACAAGGTCGGCATGGAGCGGGCGCGCGACATCACCGAGGCCGCTGGTCAGCGTGGCGTAAAGTCGCTCACGCTGTTCGCGTTTTCATCAGAAAACTGGCAACGTCCGTTCGAAGAAGTCAGCTATCTGATGGATTTGTTCGTGACCGGGCTGGAGCGTGAAGCCAAATCGCTGCACAAGAACGGTGTGCGTTTGCGGGTAATCGGTGATCGCAGTCGCTTTGCCGAAAAGCTGCAAAACCGGATGGCTGAGGCCGAAGCGCTAACGGCCGGCAATACTGCGCTGACCCTGAATATTGCGGCCAATTATGGCGGCCGCTGGGACATCATCAATGCCAGCAATCTCGCGCTCGCCGGCAAGCGTGCCGCTGGCGATTCCAGTGCGTTGCAGGAAGCGGATGTAACGCCGCATCTGGCGCTGGCCGATCAGCCGCCACTCGATTTGCTGATTCGCACTGGCGGCGAAATCCGCATCAGCAATTTCCTGCTCTGGCAGGCGGCCTATGCCGAACTCTTTTTTTCTTCCGTGCTGTGGCCCGATTTCAGCGCTGCTGAATTGGATGCAGCGATCGCCGACTATGGCCAGCGTCAACGCCGGTTTGGCAAAACCGGCGAACAAGTGGCGGAGACCAACTGA
- a CDS encoding phosphatidate cytidylyltransferase — protein sequence MLWQRVITALLLLPLVLVLVFFLPLELFAMAVACILVLGAREWGRFTSSERSAQLTAMLSYFGAAVLLWQLSPPFAFWPSLSWPEWLWSGDNLPLLVLALAVLFWLFSPVLLWFYPQRTGWWRTASGVRQGLGVLLLLATWVALVSLRKIGLMQGGGALFGLPKGALVIFYVLLLVWAADVGAYITGKMFGKHKLAPAVSPGKTWQGFWGGLVLALVIGHFAAQLFDLSSNSVWGFRALMLVTIIASVVGDLIESLCKREAGIKDSGTIFPGHGGMLDRIDSLMAAAPVFALGALLLELH from the coding sequence ATGCTTTGGCAACGTGTAATCACCGCATTGCTGCTGTTGCCGCTGGTGCTGGTGCTGGTGTTTTTTCTGCCGCTTGAACTGTTTGCCATGGCGGTGGCCTGCATCCTGGTGCTCGGTGCTCGCGAATGGGGCCGTTTCACCAGTTCGGAAAGGTCCGCTCAGTTGACCGCAATGCTGAGTTATTTCGGCGCCGCCGTGCTGCTCTGGCAGCTGTCGCCGCCGTTTGCGTTTTGGCCCAGCCTCAGCTGGCCGGAATGGTTGTGGTCCGGCGACAACTTGCCGTTACTGGTGCTCGCGCTGGCGGTATTGTTCTGGCTGTTCAGTCCGGTGCTGCTCTGGTTCTACCCGCAGCGCACCGGCTGGTGGCGTACTGCATCGGGCGTGCGGCAAGGATTGGGTGTATTGCTGCTGCTGGCAACCTGGGTTGCGCTGGTGTCGCTGCGCAAAATCGGTTTGATGCAAGGCGGTGGTGCGCTGTTTGGTTTGCCCAAAGGGGCGCTGGTGATTTTCTATGTGTTGCTGCTGGTTTGGGCTGCTGATGTTGGCGCCTATATCACCGGTAAAATGTTTGGCAAACACAAGCTGGCGCCCGCTGTCAGTCCCGGCAAAACCTGGCAAGGTTTCTGGGGGGGCTTGGTGCTGGCGTTGGTGATAGGCCATTTCGCCGCGCAGCTGTTTGACTTGTCGAGCAATTCGGTTTGGGGGTTTCGAGCGCTGATGCTCGTCACCATTATCGCGTCGGTCGTTGGCGATTTGATTGAGAGCCTGTGCAAACGCGAGGCTGGCATCAAGGATAGCGGCACGATTTTCCCCGGTCATGGTGGCATGCTGGATCGCATTGACAGTTTGATGGCCGCCGCACCGGTATTTGCACTCGGCGCGCTGCTGTTGGAGCTGCACTGA
- the ispC gene encoding 1-deoxy-D-xylulose-5-phosphate reductoisomerase: MQRLVVLGSTGSIGVSTLDVVARHPDRFSVVALAAKRSTERLFEQIQQFRPRYAVLVDEVAAAALRDKVKAAGLATEVLAGERALAEVAALAEVDVVMAAIVGAAGLLPTLAAAQAGKRILLANKEALVMSGPLFMQAVRDNGATLLPIDSEHNAIFQCLPATVAERDLLANGVEKILLTASGGPFLRRELRELERVTPDQACAHPTWNMGRKISVDSATLMNKGLEVIEACYLFNARREQVDVVVHPQSVVHSLVRYVDGSVLAQLGNPDMRTPIAHALAWPDRIAAGVAPLDLALIGKLEFLPVDLQRFPCLSLAYQALQAGGSAPAVLNAANEVAVAAFLDSHLPYPRIAAVIAETLQRCAAPAAGSLAELLAIDAEARRHATELLGARAA; this comes from the coding sequence ATGCAACGGCTGGTCGTACTGGGCAGCACCGGGTCGATCGGCGTATCGACGCTGGATGTTGTTGCCCGCCATCCGGATCGGTTTTCGGTTGTTGCGCTGGCGGCCAAGCGCAGTACAGAACGCTTGTTTGAGCAAATTCAGCAGTTCCGGCCGCGCTACGCGGTGCTGGTCGACGAAGTGGCTGCCGCTGCTTTACGCGATAAAGTGAAGGCCGCTGGCCTTGCCACTGAAGTGTTGGCGGGTGAGCGCGCGCTGGCTGAAGTTGCCGCTCTGGCCGAAGTCGATGTCGTGATGGCGGCGATTGTCGGCGCGGCCGGTTTGCTGCCGACCTTGGCTGCCGCCCAGGCAGGCAAACGCATCCTGCTCGCCAACAAAGAAGCGCTGGTGATGTCTGGCCCGCTCTTCATGCAAGCGGTGCGTGATAACGGCGCGACGCTGCTGCCGATCGACAGCGAACACAACGCGATTTTTCAGTGTCTGCCAGCGACGGTGGCGGAGCGCGACCTGCTTGCCAATGGCGTCGAAAAAATTCTGCTGACCGCCTCGGGTGGTCCGTTTCTGCGGCGTGAACTGCGCGAGCTCGAGCGGGTGACACCTGATCAGGCGTGCGCGCATCCGACCTGGAATATGGGCCGCAAAATTTCGGTAGATTCCGCCACTTTGATGAACAAAGGGCTGGAAGTGATCGAGGCCTGTTATTTGTTCAATGCCCGGCGCGAGCAAGTGGATGTGGTCGTACATCCGCAAAGTGTCGTGCACAGTTTGGTGCGCTATGTCGATGGCTCGGTGCTGGCGCAGCTCGGCAACCCTGACATGCGGACTCCGATTGCCCATGCGCTGGCCTGGCCGGATCGCATTGCGGCTGGCGTTGCGCCGCTGGATCTGGCGCTGATCGGCAAGCTGGAATTTTTGCCGGTTGATCTGCAACGCTTCCCTTGTTTGAGTTTGGCGTATCAGGCCCTGCAGGCGGGCGGCAGCGCACCGGCTGTGTTGAACGCAGCCAATGAAGTGGCCGTTGCGGCTTTCCTCGACTCGCATTTGCCTTATCCCCGCATTGCCGCCGTCATCGCGGAAACCTTGCAACGCTGCGCGGCACCTGCTGCCGGCTCGCTGGCCGAACTGCTGGCGATTGATGCCGAAGCCCGTCGCCACGCAACTGAACTGTTGGGAGCGCGGGCCGCATGA
- the rseP gene encoding RIP metalloprotease RseP, which produces MIAWLWNILFLFITIGVLVTVHEFGHFWVARRLGVRVLTFSIGFGSALWSRRAADGVEYRIAAIPLGGYVKMLDEREADVPTEQLPQAFNRQSVWTRIAVALAGPVANFLFAIIAFAAMYMVGIRDLKPVLGDVAADSAAAAAGLRAGMEVVAVDDEAVQTWEELTFALVARVGSERPVELQARDNGAIGRYRLPAGALDLSGYEADIAGHVGLRGRSLPWPAIINSLDENGAAKRAGIQVGDVISLWDGEPVSGFPALTEKITAAAGKTVTLRLLRADAPLDIAVTIADDNGRGRLGVGSVRPATPDDWLVLRQLGLWDALVGGWHKMVDTSALVLDGLSKLVTGKLSLKSLSGPVTIAEGAGATAAAGPDRFFWFLGLISVNLGLINLMPIPMLDGGHLLYFGVEAVRGRPLSERVQEWGLRIGVALVGALMLIALFNDFARP; this is translated from the coding sequence ATGATCGCTTGGCTCTGGAATATCCTGTTTTTGTTCATCACCATCGGCGTGCTGGTCACGGTGCACGAGTTCGGCCATTTCTGGGTCGCCCGTCGGCTCGGTGTCCGGGTACTGACGTTTTCGATCGGTTTTGGCAGCGCGCTATGGTCGCGACGGGCGGCGGATGGGGTGGAATACCGCATTGCTGCCATTCCGCTCGGCGGCTACGTCAAGATGCTCGATGAGCGGGAAGCGGACGTGCCGACCGAGCAGTTGCCGCAGGCGTTCAACCGGCAGTCGGTCTGGACTCGCATCGCGGTGGCGTTGGCCGGCCCGGTGGCCAATTTCCTGTTTGCCATCATCGCGTTCGCGGCCATGTATATGGTCGGCATCCGGGATCTGAAACCGGTGCTTGGCGATGTTGCGGCGGACAGTGCCGCTGCCGCCGCAGGATTGCGTGCTGGCATGGAGGTTGTCGCGGTTGATGATGAGGCCGTGCAAACCTGGGAGGAGCTGACCTTTGCCTTGGTGGCGCGAGTGGGGTCCGAGCGGCCGGTGGAATTGCAGGCCCGGGACAACGGAGCCATTGGCCGTTATCGGCTGCCGGCGGGCGCGCTCGATTTATCAGGTTACGAAGCGGATATTGCCGGGCATGTCGGTTTGCGTGGACGGTCGTTACCGTGGCCGGCGATTATCAATAGTCTGGATGAAAATGGCGCGGCAAAACGGGCCGGAATCCAGGTTGGCGATGTCATCAGTTTATGGGATGGTGAGCCGGTTTCCGGCTTTCCCGCGCTGACTGAAAAGATAACGGCCGCCGCAGGCAAAACTGTTACACTCCGGCTGCTTCGGGCTGATGCTCCGCTGGATATTGCCGTCACAATTGCCGATGACAATGGCCGTGGTCGACTCGGTGTCGGCTCGGTCCGACCCGCGACTCCGGATGATTGGTTAGTTTTGCGGCAGCTCGGGCTATGGGATGCATTGGTTGGCGGCTGGCACAAGATGGTGGATACCAGCGCTCTGGTTCTGGATGGCTTGAGCAAACTGGTTACCGGCAAGCTGTCGCTCAAGTCTTTGAGCGGACCGGTCACCATTGCCGAAGGTGCGGGTGCCACTGCCGCGGCCGGTCCCGATCGATTTTTTTGGTTTCTGGGATTGATCAGCGTAAATCTCGGTCTCATCAACCTCATGCCCATCCCAATGTTGGATGGCGGCCACCTGCTGTATTTTGGGGTGGAGGCAGTACGCGGCCGGCCGTTGTCGGAACGCGTGCAGGAATGGGGACTGCGTATCGGGGTGGCACTGGTTGGTGCCCTGATGCTCATCGCTCTCTTTAACGATTTCGCCCGCCCGTAA